One window of Xanthomonas sp. 10-10 genomic DNA carries:
- a CDS encoding transporter — translation MLTVNPRSSSRVRRTPLLAIAVAGVLCGLATQAQAQDATDAPLCTDRPTKANSTCTVPTGAWQLETDIGSYTRDSQPGTRIETSVFTNPTLKYGVSDRIDLQLNWAPQLQVKTTDRATGARSSLSGGGDIYLRMKARFYESDTATVAVLPFVKAPTARTGLGNDEWEGGVALPINFALPNSFSLTFGPEVDWLADSDGSGKHVAVINAINLARPLTPKLSMAVEVWSSINRDPADTIEQYSADIAAAYLINPLLQLDVGANFGLNDRTPDAQVYVGMSHRF, via the coding sequence ATGCTGACTGTTAATCCCCGTTCCTCGTCCCGCGTACGGCGCACCCCTCTGCTGGCCATCGCCGTGGCCGGCGTGTTGTGCGGCCTGGCCACTCAAGCGCAGGCGCAAGACGCCACCGATGCGCCGCTGTGCACCGATCGGCCGACCAAGGCCAATTCCACCTGTACCGTGCCGACCGGCGCCTGGCAGCTGGAAACCGACATCGGCAGCTACACCCGCGACAGCCAGCCCGGCACGCGCATCGAAACCTCGGTGTTCACCAATCCCACGCTCAAGTACGGCGTCAGCGACCGCATCGATCTGCAGCTCAACTGGGCGCCGCAGCTGCAGGTCAAGACCACCGATCGCGCCACCGGTGCACGCAGCAGCCTGAGCGGCGGCGGCGACATCTATCTGCGCATGAAGGCGCGCTTCTACGAAAGCGATACCGCTACCGTTGCGGTGCTGCCGTTCGTCAAGGCGCCGACCGCGCGCACCGGCCTGGGCAACGACGAATGGGAAGGCGGCGTCGCTCTGCCGATCAACTTCGCCTTGCCCAACAGCTTCTCGTTGACCTTCGGCCCGGAGGTCGACTGGCTGGCCGACAGCGATGGCAGCGGCAAGCACGTCGCGGTGATCAATGCGATCAACCTTGCGCGCCCGTTGACGCCGAAGCTGTCGATGGCGGTGGAAGTGTGGTCCTCGATCAATCGCGACCCCGCCGACACCATCGAGCAGTATTCGGCCGACATCGCCGCTGCGTATCTGATCAACCCGCTGTTGCAACTGGACGTGGGCGCCAACTTCGGCCTCAACGACCGCACCCCGGACGCGCAGGTGTATGTGGGCATGTCGCACCGCTTCTAG
- a CDS encoding S9 family peptidase — protein MKLRHAVLPLCLLAALPTLAAARGFDVRDMVALDRVSSPTLSPDGSVVLFAKRQAKTANGKPATSLWVRNLRTRDLSPPKRLTPEGWNVNSPALSPDGKTAYFLSSKSGSQQLYAQPLAGGTPQQLTAFAVDVDSYKLSPDGKRIAFSAGVFQDCGSDLECTKKKLASVKNAKASGVVYDQLFVRHWDTWNDGRRNTLFVSELPATGAKPVVGASAISATLAGDAPSKPFGGNDDYTWSPDGSSVVASVRIPQPHGPEAGKNAKAAAKSTGNDEPWQTNFDLYRLDATGKSAPVNLTAANPAWDAGPVFSADGKTLYYRAMKRPGFEADRFGLMAMDVASGKTREIAPKWDRSAGEIVLADDGSSIYTSADDLGEHPLFKIDIASGEATKLVGEGSVHAPTLAGSTLAFTRNSLKSGDQVFVSDVQGQNLRAITQTAGEQLPDVQFGDYEQFQFKGWNNDTVRGYVVKPYNYQEGKTYPVAFLIHGGPQGSFGNGWSNRWNPQTYAGQGYAVVMIDFHGSTGYGQDFTDAISQHWGDRPLEDLQKGWTAAQKQYGFLNGDKACALGASYGGYMVYWMAGNWNQPWKCLVDHDGVFDNRTMGYATEELWFSEWENGGTPWQNPAGYEKFNPVLHVDKWKVPMLVIHGQQDFRIPVEQGLAAFTALQRKGIDSKFLYFPDENHWVLKPDNSVLWHDTVNAWLKQHIGQ, from the coding sequence ATGAAGCTGCGTCACGCCGTGCTGCCTTTATGTCTGTTGGCCGCCTTGCCAACCCTTGCCGCTGCGCGCGGTTTCGATGTGCGCGACATGGTCGCGCTGGATCGGGTGTCCTCGCCCACGCTCAGCCCCGATGGCAGCGTGGTGCTGTTCGCCAAACGCCAGGCCAAGACCGCCAATGGCAAGCCGGCCACCAGCCTGTGGGTGCGCAATCTGCGCACTCGCGATCTGTCGCCGCCCAAGCGGCTCACCCCGGAAGGCTGGAACGTCAACAGCCCGGCGCTGTCGCCCGATGGCAAGACGGCGTACTTCCTCAGCAGCAAATCCGGCAGCCAGCAGCTGTACGCGCAACCGCTGGCCGGCGGCACCCCGCAGCAGCTCACCGCGTTTGCGGTGGACGTGGACAGCTACAAGCTTTCCCCGGACGGCAAGCGCATCGCCTTCAGTGCGGGCGTGTTTCAGGACTGCGGCTCGGACCTGGAGTGCACCAAGAAAAAGCTCGCCAGCGTAAAGAATGCCAAGGCCAGCGGCGTGGTGTACGACCAGCTGTTCGTGCGCCATTGGGACACCTGGAACGATGGCCGTCGCAACACCTTGTTCGTCTCCGAGCTGCCCGCAACCGGAGCCAAACCGGTGGTTGGCGCCTCGGCGATCAGCGCCACGTTGGCGGGCGATGCGCCGTCCAAGCCGTTCGGCGGCAATGACGACTACACCTGGTCGCCCGATGGCAGCAGCGTGGTCGCCAGCGTGCGCATCCCGCAGCCGCATGGTCCGGAGGCCGGCAAGAATGCCAAGGCTGCCGCCAAGTCCACCGGCAACGACGAGCCGTGGCAGACCAACTTCGATCTATATCGCCTGGATGCCACCGGCAAGTCCGCGCCGGTCAATCTGACTGCCGCCAACCCGGCCTGGGACGCCGGCCCGGTGTTCAGTGCCGACGGCAAGACGCTGTACTACCGCGCGATGAAGCGCCCGGGTTTCGAGGCCGACCGCTTCGGCCTGATGGCGATGGATGTGGCCAGCGGCAAGACGCGCGAGATCGCGCCGAAGTGGGATCGCTCGGCCGGTGAAATCGTCCTTGCCGATGACGGCAGCAGCATCTACACCAGTGCCGATGACCTGGGCGAACATCCGCTGTTCAAGATCGACATCGCCAGCGGCGAAGCGACCAAGCTGGTGGGCGAGGGCAGCGTGCATGCACCGACGCTGGCCGGCAGCACGCTGGCGTTTACCCGCAACTCGCTCAAGAGCGGCGATCAGGTGTTCGTCAGCGATGTGCAGGGCCAGAACCTGCGCGCCATCACGCAGACTGCTGGCGAGCAACTGCCCGATGTGCAGTTCGGCGACTACGAGCAGTTCCAGTTCAAGGGCTGGAACAACGACACCGTGCGCGGCTACGTGGTCAAGCCGTACAACTACCAGGAAGGCAAGACCTACCCGGTGGCGTTCCTGATCCATGGCGGGCCGCAGGGCAGCTTCGGCAACGGCTGGAGCAACCGCTGGAATCCGCAGACCTATGCCGGCCAGGGCTACGCGGTGGTGATGATCGACTTCCACGGCTCCACCGGCTACGGCCAGGACTTCACCGACGCAATCAGCCAGCATTGGGGCGACCGCCCGCTGGAAGACCTGCAGAAGGGCTGGACCGCCGCGCAGAAGCAGTACGGCTTCCTCAATGGCGACAAGGCCTGCGCGCTGGGTGCCAGCTACGGCGGCTACATGGTCTATTGGATGGCCGGCAACTGGAATCAGCCGTGGAAGTGCCTGGTCGACCACGACGGCGTGTTCGACAACCGCACCATGGGCTACGCCACCGAGGAGCTGTGGTTCAGCGAATGGGAAAACGGCGGCACGCCGTGGCAGAACCCGGCCGGCTACGAGAAGTTCAACCCGGTGCTGCACGTGGACAAGTGGAAGGTGCCGATGCTGGTCATCCACGGCCAGCAGGATTTCCGCATCCCGGTCGAACAGGGCCTGGCCGCGTTCACCGCGCTGCAGCGCAAGGGCATCGACTCCAAGTTCCTGTACTTCCCCGACGAGAACCACTGGGTGCTCAAGCCGGACAACAGCGTGCTGTGGCACGACACGGTCAATGCCTGGTTGAAACAGCATATCGGCCAGTAG
- a CDS encoding AraC family transcriptional regulator, which translates to MKSIDPADLEALFDAVPDVLFFVKDREGRYTHVNQTMLRRLGLKSRKELIGKRVAEVYPSGLGANYANQDEQVLAGEVIDNLLELHLFANREPGWCLTCKRPLLVDGKVQGIIGISRDLGPQDGHESQYEKLRLALAYLNANYAQNVRMQALVEITGFSMSKLQRSFRKVFQLTPQQVLAKLRLQMAMHLLHGNKSLTEIGHACGFSDQSAFARQFKQAVGMTPREYRALATAQQYVPLPALE; encoded by the coding sequence ATGAAGAGCATCGATCCTGCCGATCTGGAAGCGCTGTTCGATGCGGTGCCGGACGTGTTGTTCTTCGTCAAGGACCGCGAGGGTCGCTACACCCACGTCAACCAGACCATGTTGCGGCGCCTGGGCCTGAAGTCGCGCAAGGAATTGATCGGCAAGCGCGTTGCCGAGGTTTACCCGAGCGGACTGGGCGCAAACTACGCCAATCAGGACGAGCAGGTGCTGGCCGGTGAGGTGATCGACAACCTGCTGGAACTGCATCTGTTCGCCAATCGCGAGCCGGGCTGGTGCCTCACCTGTAAACGCCCGCTGCTGGTCGACGGCAAGGTGCAGGGCATCATCGGCATCTCGCGCGATCTGGGGCCGCAGGACGGGCACGAATCGCAGTACGAAAAACTGCGGCTGGCGCTGGCGTACCTCAACGCCAACTATGCGCAGAACGTGCGCATGCAGGCACTGGTGGAGATCACCGGTTTTTCGATGTCAAAGCTGCAACGCTCGTTCCGCAAGGTGTTCCAGCTCACGCCGCAGCAGGTGCTGGCCAAGTTGCGCCTGCAGATGGCCATGCATTTGCTGCATGGGAACAAGAGCCTGACCGAAATCGGCCATGCCTGCGGCTTCAGCGATCAAAGCGCGTTTGCCCGGCAGTTCAAGCAAGCGGTGGGCATGACGCCGCGCGAGTACCGCGCGCTGGCAACTGCGCAGCAATACGTACCGCTGCCTGCGCTCGAATGA
- a CDS encoding Imm21 family immunity protein produces MTHLQWIESGGGPLVLLHATSLSDWSGTGPSLSHSGTTDYARACMIDDELGLVEAASGYALVLGDEPDRTSLIERDAAVFIVRWRWAPSEDALLSALYSALPTLEFAVAGIFSTRPGAHVLFDSAAPGAHVDADRSDALGISLAVPRLSLASAAFQPSSKICALIHRLVPDDTSAAG; encoded by the coding sequence ATGACGCATCTGCAATGGATTGAGTCAGGAGGTGGGCCGCTTGTTCTCCTGCATGCGACGTCTTTGTCCGACTGGTCGGGCACTGGGCCTTCCTTAAGCCACAGCGGCACGACCGACTACGCGCGTGCCTGCATGATCGATGACGAACTCGGTCTGGTGGAGGCCGCCTCCGGCTACGCGTTGGTGCTGGGCGATGAGCCCGATCGGACGTCGCTGATCGAACGCGATGCGGCGGTATTCATTGTCCGATGGCGCTGGGCGCCGTCGGAAGATGCCTTGCTGTCAGCGCTGTACAGTGCGCTGCCTACGCTGGAGTTCGCTGTGGCAGGAATTTTTTCCACGCGTCCTGGCGCGCACGTTCTGTTCGATTCCGCGGCGCCTGGTGCGCATGTGGATGCGGACAGGTCCGACGCGCTGGGTATCAGCCTGGCGGTGCCGCGGCTTTCACTGGCAAGCGCAGCCTTCCAGCCCTCCTCCAAGATCTGCGCTCTGATTCATCGCCTCGTGCCTGACGACACCAGCGCAGCTGGCTGA
- a CDS encoding catalase, with amino-acid sequence MAKSPSKSAQVPSVGSSASAHELRGTGDELHQKAGGSHPQLTTNQGIPVGDNQNSLRATPRGPTLLEDFILREKITHFDHERIPERIVHARGSAAHGYFELTKSLSQYTTAKIFTEVGEKTPLFTRFSTVAGGAGSVDTPRDVRGFAVKFYTKEGNWDLVGNNIPVFFIQDSMKFPDLIHAVKMEPDRGFPQAASAHDTFWDFISLTPESMHMIMWAMSDRTIPRSLRMIEGFGIHSFRFLNEAGESTFVKFHWRPKLGLQSTIWDEAVKLAGADPDFQRRDLFESIQNGDFPEWELGVQLFTEAEAEAFPFDHLDSTKVIPEELVPLQIVGHMVLDRWPDNFFAETEQVAYCPANIVPGIDFSNDPLLQGRLFSYLDTQLSRLGGPNFHQIPINAPKCPFANNQRDGHMQMGVPKGRVAYEPSSLQADAPREALRGFPSHATPAEDGAKGRVRAESFADHYSQARLFYRSQTAPEQAHMASALVFELSKVETAHVREAIVGHLRHVDPALAQRVADGMGMTKLPPAPPAAVAPTDMPLSPALQLIGKMKDTLQGRTVGILIHDGSDAAAIKAVRKSAEAAGATVKIVAPKLGGAKLSDGKQLAADGQLAGTPSIVFDAVAVLLSSEAAKLLTNESAALDFVSNAWAHLKAIAFDDGAQLLLKAGNVGKDAGIVPAADTKAFIAAAKTRQWAREPKVRMLA; translated from the coding sequence ATGGCCAAATCCCCAAGCAAATCCGCACAGGTTCCTTCTGTCGGTAGTTCCGCCAGCGCGCACGAGTTGCGCGGCACCGGCGACGAACTGCATCAGAAAGCCGGCGGCTCGCATCCGCAATTGACCACCAACCAGGGCATCCCGGTTGGCGACAACCAGAATTCGCTGCGCGCCACACCGCGCGGGCCGACGTTGCTGGAAGACTTCATCCTGCGCGAGAAGATCACCCACTTCGATCACGAGCGCATCCCCGAGCGCATCGTGCATGCGCGCGGCAGCGCCGCGCATGGCTACTTCGAGTTGACCAAATCGCTGAGTCAGTACACCACCGCCAAGATCTTTACCGAAGTCGGCGAAAAGACCCCGCTGTTCACGCGTTTTTCCACCGTCGCCGGCGGCGCCGGCTCGGTGGACACGCCGCGCGACGTGCGCGGGTTCGCGGTCAAGTTCTATACCAAGGAAGGCAACTGGGATCTGGTGGGCAACAACATCCCGGTGTTCTTCATCCAGGATTCGATGAAGTTCCCGGACCTGATCCATGCAGTGAAGATGGAACCGGACCGCGGCTTCCCGCAGGCAGCCAGCGCGCATGACACGTTCTGGGATTTCATCTCGCTCACCCCCGAATCGATGCACATGATCATGTGGGCGATGAGCGACCGCACCATTCCGCGCTCGCTGCGCATGATCGAAGGCTTCGGCATCCACAGCTTCCGCTTCCTCAACGAAGCCGGCGAGAGCACCTTCGTCAAGTTCCATTGGCGCCCCAAGCTGGGCCTGCAGTCGACCATCTGGGACGAAGCAGTGAAGCTGGCCGGCGCCGATCCCGACTTTCAGCGACGCGATCTGTTCGAGTCGATTCAAAACGGCGACTTCCCGGAGTGGGAACTTGGCGTACAGCTGTTCACCGAGGCCGAAGCCGAGGCATTCCCGTTCGATCACCTGGATTCGACCAAGGTCATTCCCGAGGAACTGGTGCCGCTGCAGATCGTCGGCCACATGGTGCTGGACCGCTGGCCGGACAACTTCTTTGCGGAAACCGAACAGGTGGCGTACTGCCCGGCCAACATCGTTCCCGGTATCGATTTCAGCAACGACCCCTTGCTGCAGGGCCGTCTGTTCTCGTACCTGGATACGCAGCTGAGCCGTCTGGGCGGGCCGAATTTCCATCAGATCCCGATCAATGCGCCCAAGTGCCCGTTCGCCAACAACCAGCGCGATGGGCATATGCAGATGGGTGTGCCGAAGGGACGCGTTGCCTACGAGCCCAGTTCGCTGCAGGCCGATGCGCCGCGTGAGGCGCTGCGTGGATTCCCCAGCCATGCCACGCCTGCGGAAGATGGCGCAAAGGGCCGCGTGCGCGCAGAGAGTTTTGCCGACCACTACAGCCAGGCACGGCTGTTCTATCGCAGCCAGACGGCACCGGAGCAGGCGCATATGGCGTCGGCGCTGGTGTTTGAACTGTCCAAGGTCGAAACCGCGCATGTGCGCGAAGCCATCGTGGGTCATCTGCGTCATGTCGACCCGGCATTGGCACAGCGCGTGGCCGACGGCATGGGGATGACCAAGCTGCCGCCCGCACCTCCTGCAGCGGTTGCGCCCACCGACATGCCGCTGTCGCCTGCGCTGCAATTGATCGGCAAGATGAAAGACACCTTGCAGGGGCGCACGGTGGGCATCCTGATCCACGACGGATCGGATGCCGCGGCGATCAAGGCCGTGCGCAAGTCCGCCGAAGCAGCCGGCGCGACGGTGAAGATCGTCGCACCCAAACTCGGCGGCGCCAAACTCAGCGATGGCAAGCAGCTGGCCGCCGATGGCCAGTTGGCCGGCACACCGTCGATCGTGTTCGATGCGGTGGCCGTGTTGCTGTCGTCGGAGGCGGCAAAACTGCTGACCAACGAATCTGCGGCATTGGATTTCGTCAGCAATGCCTGGGCACATTTGAAGGCGATTGCCTTCGACGATGGCGCGCAGCTGCTGCTCAAGGCAGGCAATGTCGGCAAGGATGCCGGTATCGTCCCGGCTGCCGACACCAAGGCCTTCATCGCCGCAGCCAAGACCCGCCAATGGGCACGCGAGCCGAAGGTGCGCATGTTGGCCTGA
- a CDS encoding aldo/keto reductase yields the protein MSTSISSPCPEVLLRTGRRVAALGLGSWNLGQGRHPPQQEIEALRTGQQLGMRLIDTAEMYGNGRSEQLIGQAIDSVQAPYLVSKVLPGNASARGIARACEASLQRLGVRTLDLYLLHWRGGSDLAEVVAAFEALRDAGKIRDWGVSNFDVDDMQDLWRIDGGQRCLVNQVLYHAGSRGIEFDLLPWCAEHEVTVMAYSPLGSRALLDHPVLHAIGARRGVAATAVALAWAIRSGQVIAIPESGTPAHVRENAAACTLQLDAQDLAALDSAFPPPTRKQPLDLL from the coding sequence ATGTCCACATCCATCTCATCCCCCTGCCCCGAGGTGCTGCTGCGCACCGGGCGTCGTGTCGCTGCACTTGGCCTGGGCTCGTGGAATCTGGGCCAGGGCCGGCATCCGCCACAACAGGAGATCGAGGCGTTGCGGACCGGCCAGCAGCTTGGCATGCGCTTGATCGACACCGCCGAGATGTATGGTAACGGCCGTTCCGAGCAGTTGATTGGCCAGGCCATCGACAGCGTACAGGCACCCTATCTGGTGTCCAAGGTGCTGCCGGGCAATGCGAGCGCGCGCGGCATCGCACGCGCCTGCGAAGCCAGCCTGCAGCGGCTTGGCGTACGTACGCTGGATCTGTACCTGCTGCACTGGCGCGGCGGCAGCGATCTTGCCGAGGTGGTCGCGGCGTTTGAAGCCTTGCGCGACGCCGGCAAGATCCGCGATTGGGGCGTGTCGAATTTCGATGTGGACGATATGCAGGATCTGTGGCGCATCGATGGCGGACAGCGCTGCCTGGTCAATCAAGTGCTGTATCACGCCGGCAGCCGCGGGATCGAATTCGATCTGCTGCCGTGGTGCGCCGAGCATGAGGTGACGGTCATGGCGTACTCGCCGCTGGGTAGCCGCGCCTTGCTCGATCATCCGGTGCTGCATGCCATCGGCGCACGACGTGGCGTGGCAGCCACCGCAGTGGCATTGGCGTGGGCGATCCGCAGCGGCCAGGTGATCGCCATCCCCGAATCGGGCACGCCCGCGCATGTGCGTGAAAACGCCGCGGCGTGCACCTTGCAGCTGGATGCGCAGGATCTTGCTGCCCTGGATAGCGCGTTCCCGCCACCCACGCGCAAACAGCCGCTGGATCTGTTGTAG
- a CDS encoding carboxylesterase/lipase family protein, which yields MPALKHLGTLLLATGLLIGCAPRRPGEVPALVHAPDARAELVRTDAGVVRGAASAQGKAFLGVPFAAPPVGALRFRAPQPATAWKDIREATQAGPACLSRYRFGQKNLSEDCLTLNIYAPPGPAPAHPRAVMVWIYGGALELGSNVDYDLSALAARQDVIVVAPNYRLGVFGFFAHPGLREEGEGAYALLDQQAALRWVQRNIAAFGGDPHNVTVFGESAGAWSICYQLASPGARGLFQRAILQSGSCLAADSSVARQQAESGGTRMAHALGCTDDTDAAACLRGLPADALADATPQRRGLTGSDAWAPMAGGDVLPLAPAEAIAGAQHVQVPVLLGNNRDEGRLFAQLLSYIGKLTLRSGYEARVQRMYAAPAPIMAHYADVAAQSRWEAFADIVTDGGFACPTRRLGQALRTHVAVYAYEFDDPQAPYGLWRLPFSRPLGAYHASELVYLFQRPWVLSGDPQFSAAQQAFSNTFQDYWGAFARTGDPNGGGRPLWPRLEGDTPLTLSPRRIGTTPDFVQRHRCAFWDAHAQAAALPLPSRMQQHQPDLTGDGQR from the coding sequence ATGCCTGCACTGAAACATCTCGGCACCTTGCTGTTGGCAACCGGCCTGCTGATCGGCTGCGCACCGCGCCGCCCCGGCGAGGTGCCGGCACTGGTGCATGCGCCCGATGCGCGTGCCGAGCTGGTACGCACCGATGCGGGCGTGGTGCGCGGTGCGGCAAGCGCACAAGGCAAGGCATTTCTGGGCGTGCCGTTCGCCGCGCCGCCGGTGGGCGCGTTGCGCTTTCGCGCGCCGCAGCCGGCAACGGCCTGGAAGGATATACGCGAGGCGACGCAAGCAGGACCAGCCTGCCTGTCGCGCTATCGCTTCGGGCAAAAGAACCTCTCCGAAGACTGCCTCACCTTGAACATCTACGCCCCGCCCGGCCCGGCGCCGGCACATCCGCGCGCAGTGATGGTGTGGATCTACGGCGGCGCGCTGGAGCTGGGCAGCAATGTCGACTACGACCTGAGTGCACTGGCGGCGCGGCAGGACGTCATCGTGGTGGCGCCCAACTACCGGCTGGGGGTCTTCGGATTCTTCGCGCATCCGGGTCTGCGCGAAGAAGGCGAAGGGGCATATGCATTGCTCGATCAACAGGCCGCATTGCGCTGGGTGCAACGCAATATCGCCGCCTTTGGAGGCGACCCGCACAACGTCACCGTCTTCGGTGAATCCGCCGGCGCATGGAGCATCTGTTACCAGCTCGCCTCGCCGGGCGCGCGCGGCCTGTTTCAGCGCGCGATCCTGCAGAGCGGCAGCTGCCTGGCCGCCGATTCGAGCGTGGCACGCCAGCAGGCCGAAAGCGGCGGCACCCGCATGGCGCACGCGCTGGGATGCACAGATGACACAGATGCTGCAGCCTGCCTGCGCGGTCTTCCTGCCGACGCATTGGCCGATGCAACACCGCAACGCCGCGGCCTGACCGGCAGCGACGCCTGGGCGCCGATGGCAGGCGGCGATGTGCTGCCGCTGGCGCCCGCCGAGGCGATTGCCGGTGCGCAGCATGTGCAGGTCCCGGTACTGCTCGGCAACAACCGCGACGAGGGGCGTCTGTTCGCCCAACTGCTGTCCTACATCGGCAAGCTGACGCTGCGCAGCGGCTATGAGGCGCGCGTCCAGCGCATGTATGCGGCACCGGCGCCGATCATGGCGCACTACGCGGATGTCGCGGCGCAATCGCGCTGGGAGGCCTTTGCCGACATCGTCACCGACGGCGGCTTCGCCTGCCCCACGCGCCGCCTCGGGCAAGCGTTGCGCACGCACGTGGCGGTGTATGCGTATGAGTTCGACGACCCACAGGCGCCATACGGCTTGTGGCGCCTGCCGTTCTCGCGCCCATTGGGCGCGTATCACGCCTCCGAGCTGGTGTACCTGTTCCAGCGCCCCTGGGTGCTCAGTGGCGACCCGCAGTTCAGTGCCGCGCAACAGGCGTTTTCCAACACGTTCCAGGACTATTGGGGTGCGTTCGCCCGCACTGGCGATCCCAACGGTGGCGGACGACCGCTGTGGCCGCGCCTGGAGGGCGACACGCCGTTGACACTGTCCCCGCGCAGGATCGGCACCACACCCGACTTCGTACAGCGGCACCGCTGCGCGTTCTGGGATGCACATGCACAGGCTGCTGCACTCCCGCTACCGTCGCGTATGCAACAGCATCAGCCGGACCTCACAGGCGATGGTCAACGATGA